From one Dermacentor andersoni chromosome 1, qqDerAnde1_hic_scaffold, whole genome shotgun sequence genomic stretch:
- the LOC126547653 gene encoding uncharacterized protein produces the protein MKFFIVIAMLALVACTTFAEEAAKKDEKKEDKKDVEARGGVLGGLGGYGAGVGPGLVGAGLGGPGLVGGGVVGSPALVGAGLGHGVGLGHGVGGGFQSGYGATAGGHQAGFQKGAAGHNQGSGAFAGGSAHRNVNAYNTNQGYSHSSGFSASDSKSFGSGHQQGSSGFQGGAAGNQAGFGQSSFGKAAGVGHAGVGLHG, from the exons ATGAAG TTCTTTATTGTCATTGCCATGCTCGCCCTGGTGGCTTGCACGACTTTCGCCGAAGAGGCTGCCAAGAAAGACGAGAAAAAGGAAGATAAGAAGGACGTGGAAGCCCGTGGTGGCGTCCTGGGTGGCTTGGGCGGTTATGGCGCAGGCGTCGGACCCGGCCTTGTGGGCGCTGGACTTGGAGGCCCCGGGCTTGTCGGTGGTGGAGTAGTCGGCAGCCCAGCTCTTGTCGGAGCCGGTCTCGGGCATGGAGTTGGCCTGGGACACGGCGTCGGCGGCGGCTTCCAGTCGGGATACGGTGCTACTGCCGGAGGACACCAGGCTGGCTTCCAGAAGGGCGCCGCGGGACACAACCAGGGATCCGGTGCCTTCGCTGGTGGCTCTGCCCATAGGAACGTCAATGCCTACAACACCAACCAGGGCTACAGTCACAGCTCGGGCTTCTCCGCCAGCGACAGCAAGAGCTTCGGTTCTGGCCACCAGCAGGGTTCCTCTGGTTTCCAGGGAGGTGCCGCTGGAAACCAGGCCGGATTCGGACAGTCCTCTTTCGGAAAGGCGGCGGGAGTGGGCCACGCGGGCGTCGGCCTCCACGGCTAG